Below is a genomic region from Pseudazoarcus pumilus.
GCGGCTTGACGCCGATGGCGTCGATCTGGCCCGACAGCAGCGCCGGCGCGTCCGCCCGGTCGGCGGCGAACACGCCGAACTTGAGACTGCTGGAACCGGCGTTGAGGACGAGCAGTGCCTTCATGAGCGTGTTGCGGCCTCTTGCTTGCGGTGCGCCAGCAACTGCGCGATCGCGCACGAGGCGGTGCGGGTCTGCGCGTCATCGGCACGACTCGTCAGCACGATGGGTACGCGCGCGCCCAGCAGGATGCCGGTGAGCAGCGCGTTGGCCAGATATTCGAGTTGCTTGGCGACCATGTTGCCGGATTCGATGTCGGGCACCACGAGGATGTCGGCGTTGCCGGCCACGGCCGAGACGATGCCCTTGTTCTTGGCCGCGACCAGCGAAACGGCGTTGTCGAAGGCCAGCGGGCCGTCCAGCAGGCCGCCGGTGATCTGGCCGCGGTCGGCCATCTTGCACAGGCAGGCGGCGTCGATCGTGGACTTGAGCTTGGGCGTGACCGTTTCCACCGCCGAGAGGATGGCCACGCGCGGCTGAGGCAGACCCATGGCGTGGGCCAGATCGATGGCGTTGCGCACGATGTCGGCCTTCTCCTCGAGCGTGGGCTCGATATTGACCGCTGCGTCGGTGATCATCAGCGGATGCGGATAGGTCGGCACGTCGGCGACGAAAACATGGCTGATGCGTCGCCCGGTGCGCAGACCCGTGGCCTTGTCGACGATTGCGGCGAGCAGTTCGTCGGTGTGCAGCGACCCCTTCATCATCGCCGCGGTGCGCCCCTCGCGGCACAGTTCGACGGCCTTGTCGGCGGCGGCGTGGCTGTGTTCGACGTCGACGATCGGAAAGCCTTCGATGTCGAAGTCGTTTTCCTCGGCGATCGCGCGGATGCGCCATTCCGGCCCCACCAGCACCGGCGCGATGATGCCTGCACGCGCGGCCATCACCGCGCCGCCGAGCGATTCCCTGTCGCACGGGTGGGCCACGGCCATCGTCACCGGCGGCAGGCCTTCGGTGGCCGAGAGCAGATGGCGGTAGCGCAGCTCGCGATCGGACACCGTGATCTCGGGCAGGTCGACGCGCGGGCGGCGGATCTTCTCGGCGGGGGCGACGACTTCCGCCGTGCCCTCGATGACCGGGTTGCCGTCCTGATTGCGCGCCGCGCACTCGAGCAAGATGTGGCGGTTGTGGGCGAATTTCTCGCGGCAGGTGACCGTGATCGTCAGCGTGTCGCCGATCGCCACCGGCCGCAGGAAATTCAGGTTCTGAGAGACATACACCGTGCCCGGGCCGGGGAACTCCGTGCCCAGCACGGCCGAGATCAGCGAACTGCCCCACATGCTGTGGCCGACGATCTCGCGGAACTGGCCGGAGCGCGCGTATTCGGCATCGACGTGGGTCGGATTGACGTCGCCGGACATTACCGCGAACAGATGGATGTCGGCCGGGCGCAGGGTGCGCACCAGTTCGGCGCGGTCGCCGACCTGGATCTCGTCGAACGGGCGGTTCTCGATGAACTTCGGGGCGGGGTTATGCATGGGGTCTCGCTCGCATGGCGTACCGGAGCATTCTAGACCGTAGCGCGACATCCTTTGTTGCGATGCATCAAGCGGCACCGCTGCCAGGTCCCGAGGG
It encodes:
- a CDS encoding bifunctional enoyl-CoA hydratase/phosphate acetyltransferase, which encodes MHNPAPKFIENRPFDEIQVGDRAELVRTLRPADIHLFAVMSGDVNPTHVDAEYARSGQFREIVGHSMWGSSLISAVLGTEFPGPGTVYVSQNLNFLRPVAIGDTLTITVTCREKFAHNRHILLECAARNQDGNPVIEGTAEVVAPAEKIRRPRVDLPEITVSDRELRYRHLLSATEGLPPVTMAVAHPCDRESLGGAVMAARAGIIAPVLVGPEWRIRAIAEENDFDIEGFPIVDVEHSHAAADKAVELCREGRTAAMMKGSLHTDELLAAIVDKATGLRTGRRISHVFVADVPTYPHPLMITDAAVNIEPTLEEKADIVRNAIDLAHAMGLPQPRVAILSAVETVTPKLKSTIDAACLCKMADRGQITGGLLDGPLAFDNAVSLVAAKNKGIVSAVAGNADILVVPDIESGNMVAKQLEYLANALLTGILLGARVPIVLTSRADDAQTRTASCAIAQLLAHRKQEAATRS